In Anthocerotibacter panamensis C109, the sequence GCTCCTGAAAGTTGGCCCGTACCTGCTCGGTCAACTCTTCGGTTGCCCCGGCCCAGGTGTCAATGACTTTTTGGTAGCGCTCGATTTCCGTGATTTCACCACGGGTATAGCGCTCTTCGGCCCGCTCAATTTCCCGTTCGGCTCGCTCCAGGATGGCCCGCTTCGTCTCGGGAACTTCCAGGTCTTCGACCGAGATCGAGACCCCAGCACGGGTTGCAAACCGGAAGCCTAAATTTTTAAGAGAATCAGCCATTTGGGCGGTCTTGGCCGTACCATAGTTGGTGAAGGCCCAAGCGATGAGCTTAGCCAGACCTTTTTTGTCAATCTTGCGATTGAGGAATTTAACTGGCTGCTTAGTGTCGGTCATGGAACTCCCTTGGGGCGCTAGGCTTATCCATCTTATCAAAGACCTACTATCTTATCAAAGACTTAGGCTATGGGTATATTTTTGCGCGCCAGTTTTTCCAGGAAATTGCGTGAATAGGTAGGGGCTTAGGGTGATTCTGGCTTGGTTTCTTCCGGCGGGGCCAATTGGGGCGGCTCTTGGAGGGTGGGTAGGGCCTTAGTGTCCTGAGTGACGACACACCCGGTAAAAAATGCTCCTTCAGCCACATCCAGCGAACTGAACATGGCATCTCCTTCCAGGCGCGCAGCGCGCGTCAGGGTCAGTTTCCCCTTGATGATGACTTTGGACTTGACAGTGCCATGGATGAGGGCATTACGTGCTTTCACCTGAGCCCCTTCAATGCGCCCTGAAGCGGCTACTTCCAGGTCCCCGCCCGCTTCGACAGTCCCCAGGACAACTCCGTCGACGCGCAGGTTTCCGGGTGTTTTGAGGTCTCCTTGGACGACACTAGCGCCGCCCAGATAGGTGAGATTCTCGGTCTGTTTGCGCAGAAACATCGTTCACTCCGCCAAGGGTAGGGGGGGCATGTAGGCCATGGGATTCACCGCCTGACCGTGGTGAAAAATGGTGTAGTGCAGATGGCTGCCGGTGGAACGTCCGGTACTTCCGACAGCTCCGAGCAGGTGGTCGCGCGCGATGCTGCGTCCGGTCTGAACGTAAATCTTGGATAGGTGACCATACAGGGTATAAAACCCATAGCCATGGTTCACGACAACCCGGTTGCCGTAGCCTGCGGCCCAACCCGCCTCAACAACCAGCCCTGGAGCCGTAGCATAGACAGGAGTACCCAGAGCACTGGACAGGTCCAGGCCATTGTGCTCCTCATACCCCGCGCCGAGAGGATTGCGGCGGCCTCCAAAATGGGAGGAGAGCCGGTTCATTTTGCGCAAGGGCAGCCCCCACGGACGGGCTGCTTCTTCTGCCAGAACTTTCTCCAACTCAGGGCGGACTTGCTGCGTAAAGTCGGTGGCGAGGGCGACGAGGCGGACTTGAGCAGACTGAAGCCTTTGGGCAGAATCTGAGGGGACGGACGACCCACTAGCTTGTGGCTTGGCAAGGGCTTTGGGATGGGCGACCCCAGCACGCTGACGCAGGCTCTGGACTTGGGCTTCCAAGGAGGTGAGGTGTTCTTGAAGCTGGAGCGCTTGTTCCTCCAGACTGCGAGTCCGGGCACGTTCATGCTCCTGCCGTTGGGCCTGAGGATAGAAAACCACGCCCGCTGTCAGCGCACCCAACAATAACAAAAGGGGTACCACCTGGGGCCAGACCGAAAAGGCCAGAGCCTCTTTGCCCGTGCGGACTACGAGGATGGTGTAAGGTTTTCGCAAGGAGTGGTCCATGCTTTTTTGTGACTCGGGTGCAGCATGCCACAGCCTGAGTTATAAGGCAAGGTATTTCCCCTAAGTGTTTCCCCTTAATTTTCAGGATGGGCCGTGGAATCGGCGGGATAATTTTGGGTAAGCATGGACCTGCACTTACGGGCGGGGCATTGACACTAGAGTGTGTCTATCCTTACAATTTAAAAGCCAATGTTTGGCCCCATCGTCTAGAGGCCTAGGACACATCCCTTTCACGGATGTGACAGGGGTTCGAATCCCCTTGGGGCTATCCTCAATTTACCAGAGCCGTCAGGGTCTCTTGGGACTTGGCCTGTTATGGCTCAAGGTGAAACTACCTGCCAGAAAACTTCTTCCCCGGCCCGAAAAGGGATCAGGGTATCGCTTCCAAAAGGTACCTGAGCGGGAATGGTCCAGGGCTGCTTCTGGAGGGTGATGGTATCGAGGTTGCGCGGCAGACCATAGAAATCTGCACCATAAAAACTGGCAAAACCTTCCAGTTTGTCCAAGGCTCCTGCCTTTTCGAAGACCTCGGCGTAGAGTTCGAGAGCACAGAGCGCCGTGTAACTCCCGGCGCAGCCACAGGCCGTTTCTTTGCGGTGGCGAGCATGAGGGGCGCTGTCGGTACCCAAAAAGAACCGGGGATTGCCACTCGTCGCCGCCTCGACCAAAGCCAGACGGTGCACCTCGCGCTTGAGGACAGGCAGACAGTAGTAGTGCGGGCGGATGCCCCCAACCAGCATAGCGTTGCGGTTGAGCAGCAGATGGTGGGCGGTGACCGTAGCAGCGACGCCGGGACGAGCCTGCCGGATGAAGTGCACCGCCTCCAGGGTGGTGATGTGCTCAAAAACCACTCTGAGGCGCGGGAACCGCTCCACCAAAGGAGCCAGATCCTCCGTGATAAAAACCCGCTCCCGGTCAAAGATATCCACCTCAGGACGCACTACCTCCCCATGAACCAGTAGCGGCAGGTCCACTTCCTCCATTTGTGCCAAGACAGGTTCCAGCCCTCTCAAGGAGACCACTCCGTGGGCAGAATTGGTCGTCGCCCCGGCAGGATAGAGCTTGAGCCCGTATACCAAGCCACTCGCTTTGGCCTGAATAATTTCGTCGGGGCTGGTTTGGGGGGTGAGGTACAGGGTCATCAAAGGGGTGAAGGTTTGCTCCTTGGGCACCTGTGCCTGGATTTCGGCGCGGTAGCTGAGCGCCCGAGCGGTCGTGGTGACCGGGGGAGCTAGATTGGGCATGATCATGGCCCGTCCAAAGACTCGGGCAGTATCAGGGAGGACTGCTGCTAGTGCGGCCCCCTCGCGCAGATGGAGGTGCCAATCGTCGGGGCGCGTCAAAGTTATGCGCTGCATCGAGAACCTTCCAAACTAGCTGTCACAAAAATCGTAGTTCCTGTCCCCACACTACGATAGGCTGTAAGGGAATCAGGAGCGTGTCATGGAGACCGTTGTCGGTCATTATCTTCTAGAATTCTTAAGCCAGCGGACGTTTCTCTTTCGTGATCAACCTGTGGAGCGTCTGGCTCAGTATTTTTCTGAGGAATCGCTCACCCTCCAGAAGCTTTATCCCAACCGGCCTATCTTCATGTCCCATCAGCCAGAGGAAGACCTCGACACGCTCTATATTGTCTATGCGGGAGGCCCGGTGATTGCCCGCAGTGCTCCTTTAGACCGGGTAATTTGTCTCATCTATGAGGGAGGTTCCTTTGGAGAACAGGACTTGCCCTTCTCTTATGGTCCGGCTTGGACCGCTTTTCCCACCCTTTTTGAGCCCTACAAGAGCACCACAGTCCTCAAAATCGCCCTGACAGCGCTGATGCAGATGTACCGGGAGGTTCCGCAGTTTCAGGCTCGCTACGAGGAAGTTTTTCGCCTGCGCTGTCAGTTCAACTATCACCTGCTCAACATCGGCCCCTACCCGCCTCAAGCAGTGGCTGCTTTATTGCGCGCGGTGATCTATCAGGAGCGCTTTTTGGGCTTCCAACCCCACAGCGCCCATGGGCAGGAGTACTACGAACTAGACTTGCCCAGTGATCTGATCAGTCGGGCTTGCCAACTCAATCAGCGGACGGTAGAGCAAGTCTTGGAAGGGATGCGGGCGCAGAAACTCCTCGCTCCACCCCAACTCGATGACAGCGACTTGATCCGCGTCATTGATCCCGAAGCGCTCAAAGAGGTCTATGGGGCGACACGGCACAAAGTTTCGTGGTGGCCGCTGCGAAAATAACAATGTTACTATAAGAAAAGCTCAAAGGTTTCTTCTACCTTGGGGCTGACTCCCTACCCGCACTAGCAGGTTAAGGCAGGATAAATGGAGAAGCTCAAGCCTTCACCCCGTCTTTTTGTTACACCCTCTGGCGTCGTCTTTTATGTGTTTCGTGGTCGGGTTCAGTTGGGAGGCCATGATTGGGACTCCTGGCATATAGCGGTTCAGGCTTTGGATGGGGAAATCTATGTGACGGACCAAGCCATCCCTCGGGCAGCTAACCGTGAACCTCAGGCTCTAGATGCCATGAAGCTTTCGCAACTGGTTCATGAGGAACCGCTGCTGTTCGTCCGCGAATAGGCAGCTTTTTCAAGACAAGAATAATATTGTGAGGGGTAGTGCGACGCGTGCTGCCCCTTACTTATGGCCCTTCCAAAATGGGCTGAACGTAGCGAGCCGAATTGCGTATCCTGGGATCTGTGGTTCCACGTTAGCCTTCATGGAAAAGACCGCTTCACCCTGGCAGCTCAAAGATTATGTGTTTGCCGCCTTTATGGGGATTGGGGTATTGCTGGCGGCGGTGGTGAGCCAACCTATTGCTGCGCTCATCCCTATTCCTGGCATTCGGTCCATTCTCTGGGCTCCACTGGCGGGTATCTTTTTAACCCTCGGGATGGCCCGCTTGCAGCGACCGGGCACCCTTTTGCTAATCCTCGCTCCGGTTGCTTTGGTCTTGGGTCTTGTCAATCCCTTGATCACGCTGGTCCTGTTAATCCCCGCTGTGCTCACGGAAGCGCTCATGTCCTTGCGCGGCGGCTATGCAGGGAAGATGAACCGCCTGTGGGGCAATATCCTCTACTTTGAAAGTACTGTTGTCGCTGGGGTCGGGTTTGCGGTATCGGGGCTGACGGCTGCTTTTAACCTTAAGGTGCCTACGATCAATCCTTGGTACGTGTTCCCGGCACTGCTGATCACTGCCGGAGTCGGTGGGTTGGGCTGGTCGCTGGGGGAGCGCGTGGTCAGGCAGTTACAGAAGGCAGGAAAACTGGATGCAGAGGTCTGAAGGACAAAACCGCCCTTTAACTGCGTGGATCTTGAGGGTAAATCCCCTCATCAAGATCTTGCTTACTCTGGTTGTCCTGATGCTAGCTTTCGTCCTAAAAACCCTGGGTGGGCTGGGAGTACTGGTGGGCGCGCTACTGGTACTCTTGGTGGTAGCCGTGCCGGTGCCCTTCTGGTCGCTTTTGGGAGGCGTGGTTTTGCTGGTGGGCTTCACTGGAGTCAGTGCCTACTTCAGCGGCAGCGTCCCCTACGCCTTGATTACCGGGCTACGCGTGCTAGGAATTCTGCTGCCTGCGCCGCTGTTGGCGGGGACCACCCCGCCTGCGGATCTCGTCCGGGCGCTTCAGGCGCTGCGCTTACCTGCGGTGCTTGTCCTCGGGGTGGTACTCATCTGGCGCTTTTTGCCCTTGATTCAGCAAGAGGCGCAACGGATCATTGAGGCCAACCAACTGCGCGGTATTGACCTGAAGCGGCAACCGCAGCAGTGGTTTAGCGGAGTGTTTACGCCCTTAATTTTTCGGATGCTCAGCTACGCAGACGAGGTGACCGTCGGGCTGGAGACTAGAGGCTATGACCCTGAACGCCCGCGCAGTGCTGCGCAGCCCCTGTCGTTGCAGCCGCTAGATATGTTCTTTGGCCTCACTTGGGCGCTGATTTTAGGCTCGGTCGGATGGTGGGAATGGCAGCGCTGATCCAAGCTCTGGACCTCACGTTTAGCTATCGTGGGGGAGCCCCTGTCCTGCGGGGGGTTAACTTTAGTGCACAGGTGGGGGAGTTGGTCCTCATCGCCGGGGCGACCGGTAGCGGTAAGAGCACTTTTCTCAATTGTCTGATGGGCATCGCCCCCCATTACACCGGAGGAACCTTGGCGGGGGAGCTTTGCTATCGGGGGCAGTCCCTGGTTGGCAGTACTATCCGCGAACGGACCCGCCACATCGGCAGCCTCCTCCAGAATGTGGAGACCCAACTTTTTACGGACCGAGTTGAGGCGGAAGTGGCTTTTGGGCTGGAAAATCTGAACGTGTCCCCGGACCTCATGCCCAAAACAATAGCCATGCTTCTGGCAGAATTTGGACTGAGCAAACAGCGCACCTGGAGCCTCAAACAGCTCTCCGCCGGTCAAAAACAGCGCCTTGTCCTCGCTTGCGTCCTGGCGATGAACCAATCGGTCTTGCTGTTGGATGAGCCCTTCGCCTACTTGGATCAGGCGGGCTGTGCTCTGCTCCTGGAAGTCCTTGCTCAACGCGTTGAGCGCGGTCAGACCGTCATTCTGGTTGAGCATCGGGTAGAACTGCTCACGAGCTACGCGCATCGGGTCTACCACTTTGCTCAAGGACAACTCGTCGCAGGGCTCCCACGGCTAAGTTTTCCACCCCCTATGCCGGTCCCGGCTCCTTGCGAACAGGTTGTACTTCGGACGCGGGGGCTGGGCTACGGAGCTTATCCAGCATACCCGGACCTGACGGCGTATCAGGGAGAAACCTTGCTGCTCAAGGGCGCTAATGGCTGTGGCAAGACGACCCTGCTCAAACTCCTGAGTGGCCTTCTCAAGCCAACGGTGGGCTCCCTTGAGCTATTGGGTCAGGAGGTCCGCGCTCAGTCTGCCAGTACCCGCGCCCGCGCCGTAGGTTTTGTCTTACAAAATCCCAACCACCAACTTTTCGCTGAAAGCGTCCTGGAGGAATTGCAACAGCCCAGTGTAGACCTCCAACACGCCGAAGAACTCCTAGCGGGACTCAAACTCACCGCTTTGAGCCACCAACATCCCCAAGCCCTCTCTCAAGGCCAAAAACGCCGTCTTGCGCTGGGGGCGGTCCTTGCCCGTCAGCCCCGAATTTGCCTGCTGGATGAAATCACCGTAGGCCAAGACCCTGAATCCCTGCACTGGATGCTGCTGACGGTGCGCAAGTTCACCGAGCGCGGAGGGACGCTGATCCTCACCAGTCATGATCCCCGAGCAGGAGCCTATTTGGGTGCTCGAAGCCAGTCCCTTGGCTGACAACCCAACCTGTTTGGTGGTCTTACACGTTTATGTCAAAAAGACTATCATGCCTCTAGAGATACCTGGAGTCGCACAATTTAAAGTATGGATAACGCCTTGAAACTACTCACGCTATGGTCTGCCCAGGCCGCCTATGCCACCGCTCCTGCTCCCCTTTTACAGCAGGCTGCCACGCTGCTGGGGACAGAGCTACAGGCCCATCACAGCCTTCTTTTCACGGTCCGGGAGGGAGAGGTCCAGGACGATTGCTTTGGGCACCAGACCCCCAGCCTCCCAGCCTTACAACCAGACCTGGCACTACTCCAGTCAGTCTTAGGGCAGCAGGAGTCCCAACGAACGGCTTCTACGCTACTTGTGCCTGCCTCCTATGCAGGAGAAGTCCTGGCTTTGATCTATCTCGAACGGGACCATGGCCCCTGGACCCCTGAGGAACAAGATCTGGTCGAGGCTGTGGCGTTACCCTTGGCTGCCGCTCTGAAACGGCTGCGCCAAGACGAACAGGAAGCGAGAAAACGCCGAGGGATGGAGCGGCAGTTGCGGGCCATGGTCGAAGAAAATTCTGCCCCTATCTTGATCTATGACCGCGACGGGGTGATTCAACTCTGGAATGCCGCCGCTGAAAGCCTCTACGGCTGGACAGCGCAAGAAGCCATCGGGCGAACCATCTATGACGTAATCAACAGCCCCGAAGACCGGGAGCGGCAACGCCAGACGATCCAGCAGGTTTTCGCAGGACAGGTGAGCTACCTTCAAGAGTGGCATGACCTGGACCGCTACGGCAGACCACGCTATGTCCTCGCCACCGATTTTCCCTTCGAGGATGGGGACGGTCATATCGTCGCGGGGGTGTGCACCAATATCGATATCACGGACCGAGTCCGTGATGAAATGCGCCGCAAGCAGGCAGAGGAGACCCTGAGGCGATCAGAACAAAAACTCTCCCTGCACATCCAGCAGACGCCGCTAGCTGCTATCGAGTGGGACCTCGATTTCCGGGTGACCGAGTGGAACCCTGGGGCTGAGCGCATTTTTGGCTACAGCCGCAGCGAAATCCTCGGCTGTTCAGCCTGTGACACTCTCGTGCCCGAAAGTGCTAAAGCACACGTCCTCTACGTCCTCTCCGAGCTACTTGCCAACCAAGGTGGCAAGCGCAGTACGAATAAGAACCTCACCCAAGATGGTCGGATCATCACCTGCGAGTGGTACAACACCCCGCTCATCGATCCTGCCGGTAGGGTCATCGGGGTAGCCTCGCTGGTACAGGACATTACTGACCGGGTGGAATTCGAGCGCGAGCGCGTGCACTTGCTCCGGCAACTAGAGCAGGAACGGGGGTTGTTGGAGGCAGTACTCCAGCAGATGCCCGCCGGGGTGATCATTGCTGCAGCCCCCTCAGGCCGCATTATCCTTAGCAATAAGCAGGTGGAGCAAATGCTGCTGCGTCCTGTTCCTTTTCTCTTTGGTTTTGAAGAATATCCTCAGGGACTCCCCAGCGACGAGCCCCAACACCCCAAAGCGTGGCTCTTGGTGCGTGCCTTAGTCAAAGGCGAAGTCGTCACAGGAGAAGAGCTCAGCTATGAGCGTCCCGATGGCGCTACGGGTGTTTTGCACGTCAGTGCCGCTCCGGTGCGCGATCGCGATGGGCAGATCATCGCAGGCGTCGTCACGTTCCACGATATCACCGCCGCCAAGCGCCTCGAAGAAGAGCGCAAGCAAGCCGATGACCTGCGCTGTGAAGCTTTGGCGCAGCGTCTAGCCCTGGAGCGGGTTGAAATTCAGATGCACGAACTCCAGAAACTCAACCAACTCAAGGACGACTTCTTGAGTACGGTCTCCCACGAATTGCGTACCCCTATGACCAATATGAAAGTGGCAATCCAACTCCTCAAGCTGGCTGCCGATACGCAGGGGTCAGTGTACCTCAATATTCTCGAAGCGGAGTGCAACCGCGAAACCGAACTGATCAATGACTTATTGGACCTACAACGCCTCGAAGCAGGAACCAAACCGCTCACGCCAGAATCCATCATCCTGACCGAATGGCTGCCGGGACTGCTGAAGCCCTTCTATAACCGGGTCCGAGAACACCAACAGAGTCTGCACCTCGATATCGGCTCGGGGCTGGAGCCCTTGATTTCCGACCGCAATAGCCTGGAGCGCATCCTTGTGGAACTGGTGAACAACGCCTGCAAGTATACGCCCCCCGCCGGTCACATTCAGGTGTGGGTCGCGGCTGGTACCGGAGCATCCCTGAAATTCAGTATCTCCAACACCGGCACTGGGATAGCCCCTGAGGAGTTACCCCGGATCTTCGAGAAGTTTTATCGTATTCCTGAGCGCGATCCCTGGCGGCAGGGCGGTACAGGTTTGGGACTGGCTCTGGTGCACCGTTTGGTCGAACAGATGCAGGGTACGATCCTCGTCCGCAGTGAAGAAGGTTGTACGGTCTTCACCGTGACAGTTCCTCGGATACTAGCGACTGTGCCCACCCGGAAATCTCACGCCTAGCAATTTTGTTGGTCAACTAAGGGCTTACTGCGACTTTGGTAATGCGGGCTTCCGCCGTGTCCGTCCCCAACCCCTTGAGGACCAGACCACAGACCTTGACGTTAACCCCACATTTGCTGCTCTGGCAGGCGTGCAGGCATCCGGTAGCCGCTACTTCCCAGTCAGGATGCTCACGCTGTATCTTATCCATCAAGGCTAGTGCTCCGCCCCTGCGGCAATTCCCCTTAGTACAAACTTCGACACGTAGGGGCGCACAGAGGACATCTAATTCCTTGACCTTGAAGTAGCTAAATCCTGTGTCATCGGAGCGCCAAGCGCCTTGGACGCGCAGAGAAACCCCCTGACCTAACCGCGGTAAATCCTCACGGTAGCGCTTGGCAAGCTTGATCCAAACCTGGCCCTCCGTCGTCTCTAGCTGTAGAAAGCGGGGAAGTTTGGGCTCGGTGTCAGTACAGAGGGTCCCCGTCAAGCGGATTTTCTTTTTGTCCTGCACAAGCTGCTGCATGGTCTTAGTGGGAACTTGCTTCTCAGTGTATCCCCTATTGATAATAATTTGCAAGAAAGTTCTCTGGCAAAGTCGGCTTGTCCCAGTGGCATAGGATCGATATACTAGGAAAGACGATTCTACAGACGCTATCGAACCACACCCCGACAAGTCAATAGGGCTGAAGACCGCAGGTGTCCCATGGACTTAATTCCCTGCCGAGGCTATACACACAACCTTTTTGAGGGGGTGCGGGGTCTCGGTTACGGCTGAGGCTTTTTTAATTGGTCGGATCATGGCGATAGCCAACGTGGACTTAGGTCCATGGAGGTGAGACAGTGCCAAAACGAACTGCTACCAAGAAGCAAGGCCGTGCCGCTAAGGAGGTCACGGTAGCAGACATTCAAAAGACCTTAGAGCGTACCAATATGCTCCTGGTCATCGATTACCGGGGTCTTACCGTAGCTGAGATCACCAACCTACGCAACAAGTTGCGCCCCCTCGATGCCTCTTGCTTGGTGGCTAAAAATACCCTCATGCGTCGGGCTGTAGCTGGGACGGCTTGGGAACCGAGCGTGTCCCTGCTGAAGGGGCCATCTGCGGTCCTCTTTGGCTGCGGCAACATGAAGGAGATGCTGAGCGCCTACGAAGCATTTCAGAAAGAGTCCAAAAAGACCGAACTCCGCGGCGGTGCTGTCGAAGGGGCAGCCCTCACCCTGGAGCAGATCAAGGCGGTTGTGGAATTGCCCTCCAAGGAACAACTCTTTGCCCGCGCGGCAGGAGCGATCCAGGCTATCCCGACCAAAGTCGCCCTTGGGATCAAGCAGGTCCCGACCAAGGTGGCTCTTGCCGTCAACGAAAGTCACACTCAGGCTTTCCGGGCCATCGGTGCCCTCAAGTCCAAGCTGGAAAAAGACAGCCAGCCCACCGACGAAGCCGCATAACCCTAACTTAACGGAGAACCAACCATGTCCGAGCGTGTTGATGCCATTATTGAATCTCTCAAAGCCCTGAGTCTCCTAGAAGCTTCCGAATTGGTCAAGGCCATTGAAGAAACCTTCGGCGTCAAGGCCGAGGGGGGCGGGAGCGGGGGCTTTAACCCGGCGATGTTTGCCATGGCAGCTCCGGCAGCTCCGGCAGCCCCGGCGGCTGAAGCAGCCCCTGAGCAGACTGAATTCGATGTCGTCCTGACCGAAGTGCCCGCCGACAAGAAGATCGCCATCCTCAAAGTCGTCCGCGCCCTCACCGGCTTAGGTCTGAAGGAAGCCAAGGACCTC encodes:
- a CDS encoding energy-coupling factor transporter transmembrane component T family protein: MQRSEGQNRPLTAWILRVNPLIKILLTLVVLMLAFVLKTLGGLGVLVGALLVLLVVAVPVPFWSLLGGVVLLVGFTGVSAYFSGSVPYALITGLRVLGILLPAPLLAGTTPPADLVRALQALRLPAVLVLGVVLIWRFLPLIQQEAQRIIEANQLRGIDLKRQPQQWFSGVFTPLIFRMLSYADEVTVGLETRGYDPERPRSAAQPLSLQPLDMFFGLTWALILGSVGWWEWQR
- a CDS encoding bactofilin family protein, which gives rise to MFLRKQTENLTYLGGASVVQGDLKTPGNLRVDGVVLGTVEAGGDLEVAASGRIEGAQVKARNALIHGTVKSKVIIKGKLTLTRAARLEGDAMFSSLDVAEGAFFTGCVVTQDTKALPTLQEPPQLAPPEETKPESP
- the rplJ gene encoding 50S ribosomal protein L10 → MPKRTATKKQGRAAKEVTVADIQKTLERTNMLLVIDYRGLTVAEITNLRNKLRPLDASCLVAKNTLMRRAVAGTAWEPSVSLLKGPSAVLFGCGNMKEMLSAYEAFQKESKKTELRGGAVEGAALTLEQIKAVVELPSKEQLFARAAGAIQAIPTKVALGIKQVPTKVALAVNESHTQAFRAIGALKSKLEKDSQPTDEAA
- a CDS encoding cyclic nucleotide-binding domain-containing protein; amino-acid sequence: METVVGHYLLEFLSQRTFLFRDQPVERLAQYFSEESLTLQKLYPNRPIFMSHQPEEDLDTLYIVYAGGPVIARSAPLDRVICLIYEGGSFGEQDLPFSYGPAWTAFPTLFEPYKSTTVLKIALTALMQMYREVPQFQARYEEVFRLRCQFNYHLLNIGPYPPQAVAALLRAVIYQERFLGFQPHSAHGQEYYELDLPSDLISRACQLNQRTVEQVLEGMRAQKLLAPPQLDDSDLIRVIDPEALKEVYGATRHKVSWWPLRK
- a CDS encoding PAS domain-containing sensor histidine kinase codes for the protein MDNALKLLTLWSAQAAYATAPAPLLQQAATLLGTELQAHHSLLFTVREGEVQDDCFGHQTPSLPALQPDLALLQSVLGQQESQRTASTLLVPASYAGEVLALIYLERDHGPWTPEEQDLVEAVALPLAAALKRLRQDEQEARKRRGMERQLRAMVEENSAPILIYDRDGVIQLWNAAAESLYGWTAQEAIGRTIYDVINSPEDRERQRQTIQQVFAGQVSYLQEWHDLDRYGRPRYVLATDFPFEDGDGHIVAGVCTNIDITDRVRDEMRRKQAEETLRRSEQKLSLHIQQTPLAAIEWDLDFRVTEWNPGAERIFGYSRSEILGCSACDTLVPESAKAHVLYVLSELLANQGGKRSTNKNLTQDGRIITCEWYNTPLIDPAGRVIGVASLVQDITDRVEFERERVHLLRQLEQERGLLEAVLQQMPAGVIIAAAPSGRIILSNKQVEQMLLRPVPFLFGFEEYPQGLPSDEPQHPKAWLLVRALVKGEVVTGEELSYERPDGATGVLHVSAAPVRDRDGQIIAGVVTFHDITAAKRLEEERKQADDLRCEALAQRLALERVEIQMHELQKLNQLKDDFLSTVSHELRTPMTNMKVAIQLLKLAADTQGSVYLNILEAECNRETELINDLLDLQRLEAGTKPLTPESIILTEWLPGLLKPFYNRVREHQQSLHLDIGSGLEPLISDRNSLERILVELVNNACKYTPPAGHIQVWVAAGTGASLKFSISNTGTGIAPEELPRIFEKFYRIPERDPWRQGGTGLGLALVHRLVEQMQGTILVRSEEGCTVFTVTVPRILATVPTRKSHA
- a CDS encoding M23 family metallopeptidase; its protein translation is MRKPYTILVVRTGKEALAFSVWPQVVPLLLLLGALTAGVVFYPQAQRQEHERARTRSLEEQALQLQEHLTSLEAQVQSLRQRAGVAHPKALAKPQASGSSVPSDSAQRLQSAQVRLVALATDFTQQVRPELEKVLAEEAARPWGLPLRKMNRLSSHFGGRRNPLGAGYEEHNGLDLSSALGTPVYATAPGLVVEAGWAAGYGNRVVVNHGYGFYTLYGHLSKIYVQTGRSIARDHLLGAVGSTGRSTGSHLHYTIFHHGQAVNPMAYMPPLPLAE
- a CDS encoding ABC transporter ATP-binding protein, with amino-acid sequence MAALIQALDLTFSYRGGAPVLRGVNFSAQVGELVLIAGATGSGKSTFLNCLMGIAPHYTGGTLAGELCYRGQSLVGSTIRERTRHIGSLLQNVETQLFTDRVEAEVAFGLENLNVSPDLMPKTIAMLLAEFGLSKQRTWSLKQLSAGQKQRLVLACVLAMNQSVLLLDEPFAYLDQAGCALLLEVLAQRVERGQTVILVEHRVELLTSYAHRVYHFAQGQLVAGLPRLSFPPPMPVPAPCEQVVLRTRGLGYGAYPAYPDLTAYQGETLLLKGANGCGKTTLLKLLSGLLKPTVGSLELLGQEVRAQSASTRARAVGFVLQNPNHQLFAESVLEELQQPSVDLQHAEELLAGLKLTALSHQHPQALSQGQKRRLALGAVLARQPRICLLDEITVGQDPESLHWMLLTVRKFTERGGTLILTSHDPRAGAYLGARSQSLG
- the rplL gene encoding 50S ribosomal protein L7/L12, producing MSERVDAIIESLKALSLLEASELVKAIEETFGVKAEGGGSGGFNPAMFAMAAPAAPAAPAAEAAPEQTEFDVVLTEVPADKKIAILKVVRALTGLGLKEAKDLVEAAPKAVKEAVTKDEAEKIKAELEKEGAKITIK
- the pyrC gene encoding dihydroorotase, which produces MQRITLTRPDDWHLHLREGAALAAVLPDTARVFGRAMIMPNLAPPVTTTARALSYRAEIQAQVPKEQTFTPLMTLYLTPQTSPDEIIQAKASGLVYGLKLYPAGATTNSAHGVVSLRGLEPVLAQMEEVDLPLLVHGEVVRPEVDIFDRERVFITEDLAPLVERFPRLRVVFEHITTLEAVHFIRQARPGVAATVTAHHLLLNRNAMLVGGIRPHYYCLPVLKREVHRLALVEAATSGNPRFFLGTDSAPHARHRKETACGCAGSYTALCALELYAEVFEKAGALDKLEGFASFYGADFYGLPRNLDTITLQKQPWTIPAQVPFGSDTLIPFRAGEEVFWQVVSP